The Haloarcula sp. H-GB4 genome segment CGCCGACTGTCGGACCGCCGACGAGCCACTGCCGGGCAGCGAGGACTTCTCGGTGCTGCGGGACTACATGGACGAGTTCGGGCTCCGGTCGCCGATTGGTCGTCGGAGCGTCGAACGGCTCGGCTCACGAGCCGATGACGTGCTCAAGACCGACGGGCCGAACCCGACGGTCTGTGCGTGTGAAGGCGTCACCCGAGCCGAGATTCAGGACGCTATCAAGGGATCGGGCTCGGACCTCAACGCCGTCCGCATCCGGACCCGTGCGTCGATGGGCAACTGTCAGGGCGGCTTCTGCTCGCACCGGATGGCGAGTGAACTCCACTCGGAGTACGACGAGCCGGTCGTCCGCGAGGCCTGGGATGAACTGCTACAGGAACGCTGGAAGGGCCAGCGACACGCCCTCTGGGGCGAACAGCTCTCCCAGGCGGCACTGAACTACGCACTGCACGCCACCACGCAGAACCGCGACCAAGACCCGGCGGACGGCGACTCGGTGGACTTCTCGGCGTTCGATTCGGGCCGCGGGCAAACGGGCGGGAGCGTCGACAGCGCGGACGTAGCCGCTGACGGAGGGACAAATGGCTATTGAGTCGGAGGTACTCGTCATCGGCGGCGGCCTCGGCGGGCTGACCAGCGCGCTGGCGGCCGCCCGTGAGGGGGCTGACGTGCGACTGGTCTCCTACAAACAGAGCACGCTTCGACAGGCGTCGGGTCTGGTAGATATACTTGGCTACACGCCGGACGGCGACGGCCCACTGACCGATCCGTACGAGGCGATTCCGTCGCTGCCGGAGGCTCATCCGTACCGGAAAGTCGGTGTCCAGACGGTCCGGGACGCACTGTCGCTGTTCGACGACGCGGTTCCGACCTACGAAGGTGAGCACACGGACACGAACGCGCTCCTACCTACCCACGGCGGGAGTATCAAACCGACCGCCCGCTACCCGGCCGGAGCCAGCGCCGGCCTCGCTAGCGACACCCGCGACACGCTGCTGGTCGGCATCGAGGAAATGGTCGATTTCGACGCGCCCCACGTCGCTGCCCATCTCGACGCGACGGGCGTGCCCTTCGATGTCCGCGGCGAGACAATTCGGTTCCCGGGCGACCTGCGCGCAGACGCAAAGGTCACGCGGTATGCAAAACTTCTCGATACCAACAGCGAGGTGGCGGTTCGCGGGCGAATGGTTCCGGCCCGCGAAGCCCTCGCCCAGCGCGTGAACCCGCTGCTGGAGGACGAAGAGCGGGTCGGCTTCCCGGCGATTCTCGGCGACGACAACCCCGGAGCCATCCGCGACGCACTGGGTGACCACCTCGGTGTCGACGTGTTTGAGGTCCCGATGGGGCCGCCGTCGCTGCCCGGCCTCCGACTGGAGGACGCCCTGTTCTCGGCGCTGGACGAGGCCGGAGCCAGCATCGAGACCGGCAACCCTGTCGTCGACTTTGAGGGCGAAGACCGCATCGAGAAGGTATTCATCGAGAAGAACGGCGCGAAGATTCCCAACAGCGCCGACCAGTACGTCCTCGCGACCGGCGGCTTCGTCGGCAAGGGCGTCGAGTCCGACCGCGATGGGGTGTACGAGCCGGTGTTCGACTGCCACGTCCCCCACGCCGCGGACCGCTACGACTGGTTTGAGGGCGAACTGTTCGGCGACCACGAGTTCGCTCGCTACGGCGTGGCGACCGATGATGACCTGCGGCCCCTTGACGCAAGCGAGCATAGCGAGTTCGAGAACCTGCGCGCTGCCGGCTCCGTACTGGGCGGCTACGACTTCGCCGCCGAGAAATCCGGTAGCGGGGTCTCGATCGCAACAGGCTACGCGGCGGGCCAGCGCGCCGCACAGGAGGCACGATGAGTGACGCTGAAACCCCACCAGAGACAGATTTTGACCCGGTAGCACCGAACACAGGCGAGGAGTTCGAACCAGTTGATGTCTTCCCCGACAGCGACGACTTCGACCTCCGGCCCGGCGCGGACTCCTGTTTCAAATGCTCGACCTGCGACACGAACTGCCCCGTCGCGG includes the following:
- the glpB gene encoding glycerol-3-phosphate dehydrogenase subunit GlpB, whose translation is MAIESEVLVIGGGLGGLTSALAAAREGADVRLVSYKQSTLRQASGLVDILGYTPDGDGPLTDPYEAIPSLPEAHPYRKVGVQTVRDALSLFDDAVPTYEGEHTDTNALLPTHGGSIKPTARYPAGASAGLASDTRDTLLVGIEEMVDFDAPHVAAHLDATGVPFDVRGETIRFPGDLRADAKVTRYAKLLDTNSEVAVRGRMVPAREALAQRVNPLLEDEERVGFPAILGDDNPGAIRDALGDHLGVDVFEVPMGPPSLPGLRLEDALFSALDEAGASIETGNPVVDFEGEDRIEKVFIEKNGAKIPNSADQYVLATGGFVGKGVESDRDGVYEPVFDCHVPHAADRYDWFEGELFGDHEFARYGVATDDDLRPLDASEHSEFENLRAAGSVLGGYDFAAEKSGSGVSIATGYAAGQRAAQEAR